A window of the Salegentibacter mishustinae genome harbors these coding sequences:
- a CDS encoding DUF4136 domain-containing protein — protein MKVLKITPVLLLLAILVTSCSSVRVASDYDREVNFNQYESYAFFKPGIDKAEISDLDKKRILRAIETEMQRKGFTKSEDPDLLVSIFTKTNENINIYQNNMMGWGYGWGWHPWYWGSGFNTVNRTSEGTLYIDLIDAEGKELVWQGMGTAALAEKVDKKQERINEIVSEILEKYPPEIKN, from the coding sequence ATGAAAGTCTTAAAAATTACACCGGTTCTCTTACTACTAGCTATCCTGGTAACGTCTTGCAGCAGCGTAAGAGTTGCTTCAGATTACGACAGGGAAGTTAACTTTAACCAATATGAAAGTTACGCGTTTTTTAAACCCGGAATAGATAAAGCTGAAATATCAGATCTAGATAAAAAACGAATCCTTAGAGCTATAGAAACAGAAATGCAACGTAAAGGTTTTACAAAATCTGAGGATCCAGATCTTTTAGTAAGCATTTTCACGAAAACCAATGAAAATATTAATATCTACCAGAACAATATGATGGGCTGGGGATACGGCTGGGGTTGGCACCCGTGGTATTGGGGTTCAGGCTTTAATACGGTAAACCGCACCAGCGAAGGCACGCTGTATATAGATCTAATAGATGCTGAAGGAAAAGAATTAGTATGGCAGGGAATGGGAACCGCTGCACTAGCTGAAAAAGTAGATAAGAAACAGGAAAGGATCAACGAAATTGTTTCTGAAATACTTGAAAAGTATCCGCCAGAAATAAAGAATTAA